The segment TTTCGCTGGGTCACATTAGTATAAATATCATATACCTTTTCAATGTTACCATCAGCCAGGTGCGGGATCAACAGACTTCCCGTGGAAGTCCCCAGATAAATATCGTACTTCTTACCCTTTTCTTCTATTAAATATTGGGCTACACCACTTAAGCAAATGCTCCTTTGCTGCCCCCACCTGAGATTACCAATGCCCTCACTACGGTTCAATTTGATTTAATTCGTCATTCTTTAATTGGGCAAAAGTGTATCCACTCTTCCACCAGCTTTTCATCTTCTCCTTGTCAAAAATAAGGGAATTGGTAGTTAAAACTGTAGGCGTATAGTAAAAATTTATTATCACGTTTTTGTTTGCAGCTGCAAATTTTCCAATACGGATATTCTGATTTTCAATTCTGTCCAGCATAAAAGTAAATAAAGTGGAAATAAGGCCAAAAACATTTTTAGAAGGCATCCTGTTATAATAACTTACTTCTGTTTGTAAAACTACGGCATCAATTTCTGTAGCACCCCGCTTTATTGCTTCTTCAATTGGAACCATGGAACCTAATCCCCCATCAGCGTATTCGCATCCATCTTTTTTTACCAGACTCATAAAGGGGGTATAGTTACAGGAGATCCATATCCATTCACAAAAATCTTCATACCCAAAGTCCCTGATGGATTTGTATTCTACCTCGTTGAGGGAAAGATTAGAAACTGTTACAACAACATCCTTGTTTGATGCTTTTAATTCTTCAAATTCCTGAAAAGTAAAAGTTTCTTTTATAAGTTTTTTTAGGTTTAGGCTCTCTCCAAATGTTTTCTTCCCTTTTAGAAAGTTCCGCGCCATCTGAAAATGATTAATACTTATTTGATCGTAGCCGTGAATTCTTTTAATGGTAAAAGGTAGATTACTAAAAATACTGCTTTGATTGACGGAGGTGTAGACTTCATGTAATTTTTTACATTTACCTAAAGCAAGATGTGGAATAAGTAAACTTCCGGTAGAAGTTCCAAGATAAAGGTCATATTCCCTCTTTTTGTCATCTATTAAATATTGGGCTACACCATAAGCAAATGCTCCTTTACTGCCCCCACCTGAGATTACCAATGCCCGCATTTTATTTATTAAAAATTAACCGGATATGAATCTTCCGGAATGGCTTTCTTATTGTTGATCTGGCAACCTGGTATCTAAAAATGCCCGATCCTTTTCTGACAATTGTCCTTTTAAATCTACGTATTTTTGCCGATAGTCAGGATTTTGAAGCAGGGTTTCGAGCAACTTTCGCGAAAAGTCCCGGAAACGTGTGTTGTGGTGCTGAGAAGCCTGCAACAGATCCTTTAGATTTTCGTTAGTAAATGCATTAATTTGATATAAATAGCCAAAGGCATTTTGCCTCACTTCAAAAGGATAATATGACCTGGTATAGGCTGAAAGTTCTTCAAAATATTCCTGCGTACTTTCAGGATCTACCTGTGGGGAGACTAAATTAATCACCAGCCATAGCATTCGTACATTCAAGTTTGAAAATCCTATGATCCCTTTGGTTTGCGTCAGCCATTTTTCTGCTTCTTCAGGATAAGTCAAATTAAGATTCATTAACGCATTTTCTTTTGTTAGATAAGAGTTATCCTTCAGCAAGTCCTCAAAAGCAGATTTAAGAGCTTCAGGAACATCCTGCCTGCTCATGGCAATTGCCTGCCGTACATATAGATTTCCGCTTTCCAAGGCTATGTTGTAAAGTGGTAAAGCTTCAGCTATGTCTACATCGGCTAATTGTAGAATTACCTCCTGACCTATATAATCGTTGACAGGAAATTTAAGTGCTTCCAAAAGCATTTCTTTTTTATTCTGAAAAGGAACCTCCCGTAAAGCTGCTATTTCCATATATTTCCGAATGAATTCTGAATTCTTTAAAGATGTCAATGCTGCAGTTCCCTGAAAGGCAGATTGTGTCAACCAATCGGCTTTAAATTCATCCATATCTTTTCCTGAAGCTGCTTCAACTTCAGCAAGAAATTCATCTGTTGTAGCATTTCCATAGGCATATTTCTCGAGATAATTTTTTATAGCCTTTTTAAAAGCTTCAGCACCAATCCTCTCTCTTAAAATGTGCAGAGCCCAGGCTCCTTTTTGGTAATAGGTAAGGGAACTCGCTTTGGAATTTATCAGGGCCTCTCCTTTCCCCTCATCGCTCAGGGCCTTTAACTCTTCGGCTGATTGAAATAGTTTCCAGTAATAATAATCTTCTCCAAAAAGCTTCTTTTCTGCCAGGAGGGCGAAAAAGGTTGCAAAGCCCTCATGCAACCAGTGATGATCCCCATTAGCAGCCGTAACATAATTCCCAAACCATTGATGTGCAAGTTCGTGAGCGTTTACTGTTACGTAGTTTTGATCATTGTAGGCAATAGAATCCACCATCAGGGCTCTTGAAAAAATTGTTGTACCCGTATTCTCCATTCCGGAATACAAAAAATCCCGAACCTAAGCACTTGCTTATAGTTCTGCCAAGGATAATCGACACCCGTTTCTTTTTCTAAAAATTCAAAAATTTCAGCAGAATATCGGTATGTCGGTTCCACCTTGTTTTTGTCCGTTGGTTCGTAATAGTTGATCAGTGAAATCCCTGAATTAGAAGGAATTTTTGCCTCTTCAAAATCTCCGGCGGCGAAGGCAACCAAATAACTACTCATTGGCTTCTCCATCGCATAATGCCACTGCACAAGAGAATCATTAATGGCTTTTCTATTCTTAAGCTCCCCGTTTGCAATTACTTTATAGTCTTCAGGAAAACTAATTTTCATTGAAAAAGTGGCTTTTTCAGCCATATCATCAAAGCTAGGGAGCCAGTGAGAAGTATTTTTCCCCTGCCCCTGCGTCCAAACCTGTTTCATTGCATTTAGAGAGTCAGGTGCATTCCAGTTAATGAAATACAGCGCCTGCTTTGGCGTTGCAGAATATTCCAGATTTATTATATTTTCTTCGGAAGGAAAGAACTTTTTCTTTACCCAAATTCGGGAGCCAGTATTACTGAAATCAGCTACATTCCCATTTACCTGCAACTTTGTAACTTCCATATTTCGGGCATCGATATAGATTGAATCAGTTTCCTTTAGGACTTGAAACGAATATTCAACACTACCTGTGACCATCTCCTCCTTAGGTAAAACCGTAACCTCGGCTGAAACCGCCTTAAAATCGACGTTTTCTTTTTGAGCATCCTGTGATAGAACCTGCAAAGAAAAAAATATAAAAATCAAAAAAATATAACTTCTCATAGTGGGATTAAATGACCTGCAAATTACAAAAACCATCATTATCATTGATCCTCAAACAAAAACAGGTCCATATTATTAAATTTTTCAGAAACACCGGATTCCGCTTAAGCTTAAATAAAAGATGCTTTTTAATATCTTCGTTTTATGAATGTAAACAACCTGTTGCAAACTCCTATAGATTATTTAAAGGGAGTTGGACCTAATCGCGCCGAACTGCTGCGGAAGGAACTGGGCATTCACACCTACCAGGATCTCATACATTTTTTTCCAAACCGCTACCTCGACAAAACCAGGTATTATAAGATCAATGAACTTCAGCAGAACTCAGCTGAAGTTCAGGTGGTGGGAAAGATCGTGCATTTAAGGACTGTGGAGCAAAAGCGGGGAAAACGATTAGTGGCGGAATTTGTTGACGATACAGGTAAAATGGAATTGGTTTGGTTCCGGGGGCATAAATGGATTAGGGAGAAT is part of the Antarcticibacterium sp. 1MA-6-2 genome and harbors:
- a CDS encoding M1 family aminopeptidase, producing the protein MVDSIAYNDQNYVTVNAHELAHQWFGNYVTAANGDHHWLHEGFATFFALLAEKKLFGEDYYYWKLFQSAEELKALSDEGKGEALINSKASSLTYYQKGAWALHILRERIGAEAFKKAIKNYLEKYAYGNATTDEFLAEVEAASGKDMDEFKADWLTQSAFQGTAALTSLKNSEFIRKYMEIAALREVPFQNKKEMLLEALKFPVNDYIGQEVILQLADVDIAEALPLYNIALESGNLYVRQAIAMSRQDVPEALKSAFEDLLKDNSYLTKENALMNLNLTYPEEAEKWLTQTKGIIGFSNLNVRMLWLVINLVSPQVDPESTQEYFEELSAYTRSYYPFEVRQNAFGYLYQINAFTNENLKDLLQASQHHNTRFRDFSRKLLETLLQNPDYRQKYVDLKGQLSEKDRAFLDTRLPDQQ
- a CDS encoding patatin family protein codes for the protein MRALVISGGGSKGAFAYGVAQYLIDDKKREYDLYLGTSTGSLLIPHLALGKCKKLHEVYTSVNQSSIFSNLPFTIKRIHGYDQISINHFQMARNFLKGKKTFGESLNLKKLIKETFTFQEFEELKASNKDVVVTVSNLSLNEVEYKSIRDFGYEDFCEWIWISCNYTPFMSLVKKDGCEYADGGLGSMVPIEEAIKRGATEIDAVVLQTEVSYYNRMPSKNVFGLISTLFTFMLDRIENQNIRIGKFAAANKNVIINFYYTPTVLTTNSLIFDKEKMKSWWKSGYTFAQLKNDELNQIEP